A genomic stretch from Chitinophaga lutea includes:
- a CDS encoding SDR family oxidoreductase, which yields MAQQQKVWYVTGASQGFGLILVKKLLQQGYKVAATSRKASSLTEAIGKHENFLPLQTDVADEQSVQQSIRETVKTFGTIDAVVNNAGYGLLGTLEELSDEEVRGNFNVNVFGPLNVIRHAMPVLRSQRSGIIFNISSIAGFTGSFPGFGSYCATKFALEGLSESLAAEAAPFGIKVVIVSPGYFRTNFLASGSLAVPSNPIAEYTSTRESQQLHTQQINGAQPGDPEKAIDVILAAANAEHPPLHLFLGPDAYDLARQKIVAVENDLNGWQQLGAATNFN from the coding sequence ATGGCACAACAACAAAAAGTATGGTATGTCACAGGCGCCTCACAGGGATTCGGCCTGATACTCGTCAAAAAACTGCTGCAACAGGGATATAAAGTAGCCGCCACTTCGCGCAAGGCGTCTTCGCTCACCGAAGCTATCGGCAAACATGAAAACTTCCTCCCTTTGCAAACGGATGTGGCCGACGAACAGAGCGTGCAGCAATCCATCCGCGAAACCGTGAAAACCTTCGGCACCATCGACGCGGTGGTGAACAATGCGGGATACGGATTGCTCGGAACGCTCGAAGAACTGTCTGACGAAGAAGTCCGCGGCAATTTCAACGTCAACGTATTCGGCCCGCTGAACGTTATCCGCCACGCGATGCCTGTGCTCCGTTCACAGCGCAGTGGCATCATCTTCAACATTTCCTCGATTGCCGGCTTTACCGGTTCATTCCCCGGTTTCGGCAGCTATTGCGCCACCAAGTTCGCGCTGGAAGGCTTGTCAGAATCCCTCGCAGCCGAAGCGGCGCCTTTCGGGATCAAGGTGGTGATCGTAAGCCCCGGCTATTTCCGCACGAATTTCCTCGCATCCGGTTCCCTGGCCGTACCCTCCAATCCGATCGCCGAGTACACCAGCACCCGCGAATCGCAGCAGTTGCATACGCAGCAGATCAACGGTGCGCAGCCCGGCGACCCGGAAAAAGCGATCGATGTGATACTGGCCGCCGCCAACGCGGAGCATCCGCCGCTGCACCTGTTCCTCGGCCCGGACGCGTACGACCTCGCCCGGCAAAAGATCGTAGCCGTGGAAAACGACCTCAACGGCTGGCAGCAGCTGGGTGCAGCCACCAATTTCAACTGA
- a CDS encoding DNA polymerase beta superfamily protein: MTYEQLMQAPQHLLLKCISGSNAYNLNIPGSDIDYKGVFVLPRQELYGMHYTPQVSNESNDEVYYEVGRFVELLCKNNPNILELLSTDTDAVLFRHPLMDLIRPEDFLSKLCLDSFAGYAKTQIKKARGLNKKINRPIGKARKSVLDFCFVQEGTGTLPLQEWLDKKGLRQEKCGLTQLSHFRDGYLVYAAGNGIVSSDAANDVSLSPISKGEPPLAVMHFNKDGYSVYCREYREYWQWMDERNDLRYEQALAHGKQYDAKNMMHTFRLLNMALEIATRGEVIVRRPDRDFLLRVRSGEFEYEALMAMVEEKTEQIDRAFAASPLQAAPDEQHAEKILRQIRTTFYENR; the protein is encoded by the coding sequence ATGACGTACGAACAACTCATGCAGGCACCGCAGCACCTGCTGCTGAAATGCATCAGCGGCAGCAATGCGTACAATCTCAACATTCCCGGGTCCGACATCGACTACAAGGGCGTGTTTGTGCTGCCACGGCAGGAATTGTACGGCATGCATTACACACCCCAGGTGTCGAATGAAAGCAACGACGAGGTGTACTATGAAGTAGGACGGTTTGTTGAACTGCTCTGCAAAAACAATCCCAATATCCTGGAACTGCTTAGTACGGATACAGATGCAGTATTGTTCCGGCATCCGTTGATGGACCTGATCCGACCGGAAGATTTTTTATCGAAGCTTTGCCTCGATAGTTTTGCCGGTTACGCCAAAACACAAATCAAAAAGGCGCGGGGGCTGAACAAAAAAATCAACCGGCCCATCGGGAAAGCACGCAAATCTGTGCTTGATTTTTGTTTTGTGCAGGAAGGAACAGGCACTCTTCCCCTGCAGGAGTGGTTGGACAAAAAAGGCCTGCGGCAGGAAAAATGCGGCCTTACACAACTGTCCCACTTCCGCGACGGCTATCTCGTTTATGCCGCCGGCAACGGTATCGTCAGCAGCGATGCAGCCAACGACGTATCCCTCAGTCCGATTTCCAAAGGCGAGCCGCCACTGGCTGTCATGCATTTCAATAAAGACGGGTATTCCGTGTACTGCCGCGAGTATCGCGAATACTGGCAGTGGATGGACGAGCGGAACGACCTCCGCTATGAGCAGGCGCTGGCGCACGGTAAACAGTACGACGCTAAAAACATGATGCATACCTTCCGGTTGTTGAATATGGCACTGGAGATCGCCACCCGCGGGGAGGTGATCGTGCGGCGGCCCGACCGCGACTTTTTGCTACGGGTTCGCAGTGGAGAATTTGAATATGAAGCGCTGATGGCCATGGTAGAAGAAAAAACCGAACAGATCGACCGTGCGTTTGCCGCATCGCCGCTGCAGGCGGCACCCGATGAGCAACACGCCGAAAAAATCCTGAGACAAATACGTACAACATTTTATGAGAACAGATAA
- a CDS encoding helix-turn-helix domain-containing protein has protein sequence MEKTQTLEEFYRAKQLQVPDGLEKEIGHFNVFKADEFVGLAPKPLPYSRRDFYKVALISGKNRYSYADKVIEVEEHAILFANPQVPYQCEHLSDDQGGYFCIFTDAFFRQFTSIRLLDYPVFKPGGQPVVHLPKEQVQAVRDLFEKMLAEKQSDYTYKYDLLRNYALELIHTGLKLQPIAGTSSHTNAAGRISTMFSDLLERQFPIESTVQQVNFRTAIDFANQLSVHVNHLNKALKDTTGKSTSELIADRIVQEAKMLLRHTDWNVSEIGYCLGFQEPAHFNNFFKKKTQVTPRSFRAV, from the coding sequence ATGGAAAAGACCCAGACCCTGGAAGAATTTTACCGTGCCAAACAGCTCCAGGTACCGGATGGACTGGAGAAGGAGATCGGTCATTTTAACGTATTCAAGGCGGACGAATTTGTAGGCCTGGCCCCGAAGCCACTTCCCTACAGCCGCAGGGATTTTTACAAAGTAGCCCTCATCAGCGGCAAAAACCGCTATTCTTATGCAGATAAGGTGATTGAAGTGGAAGAGCACGCCATCCTGTTCGCCAATCCGCAAGTGCCGTATCAGTGCGAGCATCTTTCGGACGACCAGGGCGGCTATTTCTGCATCTTTACGGATGCATTTTTCCGTCAGTTCACTTCCATCCGGCTCCTCGATTACCCGGTATTCAAACCCGGCGGCCAACCCGTGGTGCACCTCCCCAAAGAGCAGGTGCAGGCGGTGCGCGACCTCTTCGAGAAAATGCTGGCGGAAAAACAATCGGATTACACGTATAAATACGACCTGCTGCGCAACTACGCACTGGAGCTGATCCATACCGGCCTCAAGCTGCAGCCCATTGCCGGCACCTCTTCCCACACCAACGCCGCCGGCCGTATCTCTACGATGTTTTCCGATCTGCTGGAACGCCAGTTTCCCATCGAATCCACCGTGCAGCAGGTAAACTTCCGCACCGCCATCGACTTTGCCAACCAGCTATCGGTACACGTTAACCATTTGAACAAGGCCCTGAAAGACACCACCGGCAAATCCACCTCCGAGCTCATTGCCGACCGGATTGTGCAGGAAGCCAAAATGCTGTTGCGGCATACCGACTGGAATGTATCTGAAATCGGCTACTGTCTTGGTTTCCAGGAGCCCGCTCACTTCAATAACTTTTTCAAGAAAAAAACGCAGGTTACACCCCGTTCGTTCCGGGCAGTTTGA
- a CDS encoding DEAD/DEAH box helicase yields MSFEKLSLIAPILRALETQGYHTPTPIQQQAIPVVLQKKDLLACAQTGTGKTAAFSIPILQLLYQEKQTAQAPDRHIKTLILTPTRELAIQIAENVRDYGAHTGLKHLVIFGGVSAQTQIQALRNSPDILIATPGRLLDLWQQGHINLRNIRQFVLDEADRMLDMGFIHDVKRVITKLPEKRQTLFFSATMPAEIAGLANSILTNPVKVAVTPVSSTAEKVEQRLYHVDKSAKRSLLVHVLKDASITSALVFTRTKHGADRVAKELNKSQISASAIHGDKSQNARQRALTDFKSGRIRVLVATDIAARGIDVDNLEYVINYEIPNVPETYVHRIGRTGRAGASGIALSFCEEEEVPYVKDITKLIAQEIPVVKDHPFPASQAAIAIKPAPAVQMRQSSSQQISAKKRNNKPKWHSRPGNRQQQN; encoded by the coding sequence TTGTCATTCGAGAAATTAAGTCTCATTGCGCCGATATTGCGTGCGCTTGAAACCCAGGGCTATCATACGCCTACACCTATCCAGCAGCAGGCCATCCCGGTAGTGCTGCAAAAGAAAGACCTGCTGGCCTGTGCGCAGACCGGCACCGGTAAAACCGCCGCGTTTTCCATTCCCATCCTGCAGTTATTGTACCAGGAGAAACAGACAGCGCAGGCGCCGGACAGGCATATTAAAACACTGATCCTGACGCCGACCCGCGAGCTGGCCATCCAGATCGCCGAAAACGTCCGTGATTATGGCGCCCATACCGGCCTTAAACACCTCGTGATCTTCGGCGGCGTATCCGCCCAAACGCAGATCCAGGCGCTGAGGAACAGTCCCGACATCCTGATCGCCACACCCGGCCGCCTGCTTGACCTATGGCAGCAGGGGCATATCAACCTCCGCAACATCCGCCAGTTTGTGCTGGATGAAGCAGACCGTATGCTCGACATGGGTTTTATTCATGATGTGAAAAGGGTGATCACCAAACTCCCGGAAAAACGGCAGACGTTGTTTTTCTCCGCCACTATGCCCGCTGAGATCGCCGGCCTGGCTAACTCCATTCTCACCAACCCGGTGAAAGTGGCCGTTACGCCGGTTTCTTCCACCGCGGAGAAAGTGGAGCAGCGCCTGTATCACGTGGATAAAAGCGCCAAACGTTCCCTCCTGGTGCACGTATTGAAGGATGCGTCCATCACCAGCGCGCTGGTATTTACCAGAACCAAACACGGGGCAGACCGTGTGGCGAAAGAGCTGAACAAATCCCAGATCTCCGCCAGCGCCATCCATGGTGATAAATCGCAGAACGCCCGCCAGCGTGCGCTCACTGATTTCAAATCCGGCCGCATCCGCGTGCTGGTAGCCACCGACATCGCCGCGCGCGGTATTGACGTGGATAACCTGGAATATGTGATCAACTACGAAATACCCAATGTGCCCGAAACGTACGTGCACCGCATCGGCAGGACCGGCCGCGCCGGCGCCAGCGGCATTGCGCTGTCGTTCTGTGAAGAAGAAGAAGTTCCGTACGTAAAGGATATCACCAAACTGATCGCGCAGGAAATTCCGGTGGTGAAGGACCATCCGTTCCCGGCGAGCCAGGCGGCAATAGCCATCAAACCCGCTCCGGCGGTGCAGATGCGGCAATCATCTTCACAACAGATTTCCGCTAAAAAAAGGAACAACAAACCGAAATGGCACAGCCGGCCGGGGAACAGGCAGCAACAAAATTAA
- a CDS encoding nucleotidyltransferase domain-containing protein, with product MENIIREKLSGIEKEMNVRILYACESGSRAWGFASSDSDFDVRFIYAAHRDDYLSIREQRDVIEVPVNEVLDISGWDLRKTLRLFLKSNAPLYEWLQSPVCYRQHDDFAAKILQLMPDYFSNRAGCHHYLSMAANTFENDLHGGEVRLKKYFYALRPALAALWIVNNETLPPMEFRLLRTQVDDEPWQDAVDALLALKIQSNEKTMVPSHPLLHQWLQSTLDYCRAKAMHLQPHREQYEPLDNMFRKFIAP from the coding sequence ATGGAAAACATCATCAGGGAGAAACTCTCCGGGATAGAAAAAGAAATGAACGTCCGCATCCTGTACGCCTGCGAATCGGGCAGCCGTGCCTGGGGCTTCGCATCGTCCGACAGCGACTTTGACGTACGCTTCATCTATGCCGCGCACCGCGACGATTATCTCAGCATCCGCGAGCAACGGGACGTGATAGAAGTGCCGGTAAACGAAGTGCTCGACATCAGCGGCTGGGACCTCCGCAAAACATTGCGCCTGTTCCTGAAAAGTAATGCACCGCTGTACGAATGGCTGCAATCGCCTGTTTGTTACCGGCAGCATGATGACTTCGCCGCCAAGATACTGCAACTGATGCCGGATTATTTTTCCAATCGCGCAGGCTGTCACCATTATCTGTCAATGGCTGCCAATACATTCGAAAATGATCTGCACGGCGGTGAAGTGCGCCTGAAAAAATACTTTTACGCCCTCCGGCCCGCCCTCGCGGCGTTGTGGATTGTCAATAATGAAACGCTTCCCCCGATGGAGTTCCGCCTGCTGAGAACACAGGTAGACGATGAGCCATGGCAGGATGCAGTGGATGCGTTGCTGGCGCTTAAGATTCAGTCCAACGAAAAAACAATGGTACCGTCGCATCCCCTGCTGCACCAGTGGTTGCAATCGACACTGGATTATTGCAGGGCAAAGGCCATGCACCTCCAGCCGCACAGGGAACAATACGAACCGCTGGATAATATGTTCAGAAAATTCATCGCACCATGA
- a CDS encoding 3' terminal RNA ribose 2'-O-methyltransferase Hen1, with the protein MLLTISTTRYPADDLSFLLHKHPARVQEADIPGGIAHIFYTEVSPQKCTAALLLDIDPVSLVRRPAGNDFALEQYVNDRPYVASSFMSGAIAKAFSSAMNGRCKDKPELAGEAWPFEVTLDVLPVRGGETVLRQLFEPLGYTVEASGIPVDPAFPEWGQSRYFSVKLRHTIALSTLLSQLYVLIPVCDNDKHYFVGSEEVSKLLAKGQDWLGAHPMRELIIMRYLKHQRKLASGVMAVLMEQEGEETEEEVAQIPPEKIKIHDIRLMAVRDALLACGASSVADLGCGEGKLLRLLLEEKQFSRVLGMDVSYRSLEIAKDKLKTDRMPPRQQERIQLIQGSLAYRDARIAGFDAAALTEVIEHLDEPRLTALERVLFEFASPGTVIITTPNAEYNVKLGPQGNGRMRHNDHRFEWTRAEFENWGSRVASLYGYSAVYRPIGDEDPEVGAISQMAIFTKSS; encoded by the coding sequence ATGCTTTTAACGATCAGCACAACCCGTTACCCTGCAGATGATCTGAGCTTCCTGCTGCATAAACACCCCGCCCGGGTACAGGAGGCCGACATCCCCGGCGGCATCGCACATATTTTTTATACCGAAGTATCGCCCCAGAAATGTACCGCGGCTTTACTGCTTGATATCGATCCCGTGTCGCTCGTACGCCGGCCCGCCGGTAACGATTTCGCACTGGAACAATACGTCAACGACCGGCCTTACGTAGCCAGTTCATTTATGTCAGGAGCGATTGCCAAGGCCTTCTCATCCGCCATGAACGGGCGGTGTAAAGACAAGCCCGAACTGGCCGGTGAAGCCTGGCCTTTCGAAGTGACGCTCGATGTATTGCCCGTGCGTGGCGGAGAAACCGTGCTCCGGCAGCTTTTCGAGCCGCTGGGATATACGGTGGAAGCCTCCGGCATCCCCGTCGACCCCGCGTTCCCCGAATGGGGCCAGAGCCGCTATTTTTCCGTGAAACTGCGCCACACCATCGCGCTCAGTACATTGCTGAGCCAGCTGTATGTACTGATACCGGTGTGCGATAACGATAAACATTATTTCGTAGGCAGCGAAGAGGTATCGAAACTGCTTGCCAAGGGACAGGACTGGCTGGGCGCCCACCCCATGCGTGAGCTCATCATCATGCGTTACCTGAAACACCAGCGGAAACTTGCCTCCGGTGTCATGGCGGTGCTGATGGAGCAGGAAGGAGAAGAAACGGAAGAGGAAGTCGCGCAGATACCGCCGGAGAAAATCAAAATCCACGACATTCGGTTGATGGCGGTAAGGGATGCGTTGCTAGCGTGCGGCGCCTCGTCCGTGGCCGATCTGGGTTGTGGCGAAGGCAAACTGCTCCGGCTGCTCCTGGAAGAAAAACAGTTCTCGCGCGTATTAGGCATGGACGTGAGTTACCGCAGCCTTGAAATCGCAAAGGATAAACTAAAAACGGACCGTATGCCGCCCCGCCAACAGGAGCGCATTCAACTGATACAAGGCTCGCTGGCTTACCGCGATGCGCGGATAGCTGGTTTTGACGCCGCCGCCCTTACGGAAGTGATCGAGCACCTCGATGAACCGCGCCTGACGGCACTGGAACGCGTGCTCTTCGAATTTGCCAGTCCCGGTACCGTGATCATCACCACGCCCAATGCCGAATACAATGTAAAACTCGGCCCGCAGGGCAATGGCCGGATGCGGCATAACGACCATCGTTTTGAATGGACGCGCGCTGAATTTGAAAACTGGGGGAGCCGTGTGGCCAGTCTTTATGGCTATAGCGCCGTTTACCGGCCCATCGGCGACGAGGACCCCGAGGTGGGCGCAATCAGCCAAATGGCCATCTTTACAAAATCCAGCTGA